The following proteins are encoded in a genomic region of Thiomonas sp. X19:
- a CDS encoding EAL domain-containing protein → MGSYLHSRLRRLWLGVAVCAALFMAWNAWRAWQDIRNQSQERLRAFAAEYAIEWRSTLRAREDAMQRLGRRLLVRPESAQQQLDTYLLERPGVEGVALADAQGRYVARSGALPPPPLQDAQLTPPTRAAYAACLRDKTFCLGPPIPDKRAAGSWMALEYLPLSAVPGGAQMPSPGGAGRTLAGRAFPQQWLVLAQASVSVFPRALGLLQAPGEGMAFVVLRNDGLLQLRFPPPPHLPYGQPQSGIMLEAIRGQPQATSGMFSGVASSANRHLVGAYVRVPDYPFVIGADLPTRSLLQRWAGQLAGTLLLFLGLFAAGSWLFASALRQLGRTERGREQALDGLRRQRDELDVTLSSIGDAVIATDARGRISRMNPEAVRLTGWPASEALGQPIEQVFRIAVEGEDPPAPCPVARALATGRVVVLGNHTELSTRDGRVLAIEDSAAPITRHDGEARGAVLVFHDVSDQRERQRRSERLKSLYAALAELGEIVQQHARQGDELALFHAACEALAASSLFNAAWIGRPDAAGVFQVLASAGNGSHGLGQIELRLDDPQPALAVRAWLAGELRVHNDFPADPINLPRRDFVVAHRWHSIAAVPLLRAGRPEVILVVTSPARGLFQDDVRELITRVARLLDHALDEMASHRALQQVRQREQWLALHDTLTHLPNRNMLESALQQAIARADVNGTLLALAYLDLDGFKSINDVYGHLVGDQVLRGVAERLKTQLPAGALALRMGGDEFVIILEGSKELAELEPVCRSFLEHLRGPMQVGNPPLSLQVDTSCGITIYPYDRETPDTLLRHADMALYAHKSRRGPQRSAYRLYDPAMASASFSTPDRRAELRRKIDTGDLVLHYQPVLDRASGRIHHVEALARLRQDSDLLQPDAFLRELGPMELTLLGTRVLQQALADLAAWVRQGLHIGISVNVAPQELLATDFSAQVLAEIARHPELEPGMLSLEILETEEVLGENVVLAQLSALRAEGVRIGMDDVGSAYASLLRLKTLPVDVLKIDQAFVRDLPVHPRDRLFLDAILALGHALGMRTVIEGVETQAHLDLLWQSSADGLQGFAISPPMRPEDIPAFVTSFRMPPRIARDGPAFKQRLC, encoded by the coding sequence ATGGGCTCATACTTGCACAGCCGCCTCAGGCGGCTTTGGCTGGGCGTTGCCGTGTGCGCGGCGCTGTTCATGGCGTGGAACGCCTGGCGCGCCTGGCAGGACATCCGCAACCAGAGCCAGGAGCGCCTGCGCGCCTTCGCCGCCGAATACGCCATCGAATGGCGCTCCACGCTGCGCGCGCGCGAAGACGCCATGCAGCGCCTCGGACGGCGCCTGCTGGTGCGGCCCGAGTCGGCGCAGCAGCAGCTCGACACCTACCTCCTTGAACGGCCCGGCGTCGAAGGCGTCGCCCTGGCGGATGCCCAAGGCCGCTACGTCGCCCGCAGTGGCGCACTGCCACCGCCACCACTGCAAGACGCCCAACTGACGCCACCCACCCGCGCGGCCTACGCCGCCTGCCTGCGCGACAAGACCTTCTGCCTCGGGCCGCCCATTCCCGACAAGCGTGCCGCCGGCAGCTGGATGGCGCTGGAATATCTGCCGCTTTCGGCCGTGCCCGGCGGCGCGCAGATGCCGTCTCCCGGGGGTGCCGGGCGAACGTTGGCTGGCAGGGCGTTTCCTCAGCAATGGCTGGTGCTGGCGCAGGCCTCCGTCTCCGTGTTCCCGCGCGCGCTCGGTTTGCTGCAGGCGCCGGGCGAGGGCATGGCCTTCGTCGTGCTGCGCAACGACGGCCTGCTGCAATTGCGCTTTCCGCCGCCTCCGCACCTGCCTTACGGTCAACCCCAAAGCGGCATCATGCTCGAAGCCATCCGAGGCCAACCGCAAGCCACTTCCGGCATGTTCTCGGGTGTGGCCAGCAGCGCGAACCGGCATCTCGTCGGCGCCTATGTCCGCGTGCCCGACTACCCCTTCGTCATCGGCGCCGACCTGCCCACGCGCAGCCTGCTGCAGCGCTGGGCCGGGCAGTTGGCCGGCACCCTGCTGCTGTTTCTCGGGCTGTTTGCAGCCGGCTCCTGGTTGTTCGCCAGCGCCCTGCGCCAACTCGGCCGCACCGAGCGCGGCCGCGAGCAGGCCCTGGACGGGCTGCGGCGCCAGCGCGACGAGCTGGACGTGACGCTCTCCTCCATTGGCGACGCCGTCATCGCCACCGACGCGCGGGGCCGCATCAGCCGCATGAACCCGGAGGCGGTGCGCCTCACCGGCTGGCCGGCATCCGAGGCCCTGGGCCAGCCCATCGAGCAGGTGTTTCGCATCGCGGTGGAAGGCGAGGATCCGCCCGCGCCCTGCCCGGTGGCGCGCGCCCTGGCGACCGGCCGCGTGGTGGTGCTGGGCAATCATACCGAGCTGAGCACCCGCGACGGCCGGGTGCTGGCGATCGAAGACTCGGCCGCGCCGATCACCCGACACGATGGCGAAGCGCGCGGCGCCGTGCTGGTGTTCCACGACGTGAGCGACCAGCGCGAGCGCCAGCGGCGCAGCGAGCGCCTGAAAAGCCTGTACGCGGCGCTGGCGGAGTTGGGCGAAATCGTGCAGCAGCACGCGCGCCAGGGCGACGAGCTGGCGCTGTTTCACGCCGCCTGCGAGGCGCTGGCCGCATCCAGTCTGTTCAACGCCGCGTGGATCGGCCGCCCGGATGCGGCCGGGGTGTTCCAGGTGCTCGCCAGTGCCGGCAACGGCTCGCACGGTCTGGGGCAAATCGAACTGCGCCTCGACGACCCGCAACCCGCGCTCGCGGTGCGCGCCTGGCTGGCCGGCGAGCTGCGGGTGCACAACGATTTTCCGGCCGACCCCATCAACCTGCCGCGGCGCGACTTCGTCGTTGCCCACCGCTGGCACAGCATCGCCGCCGTGCCGCTGCTGCGCGCCGGGCGGCCCGAAGTCATTCTGGTCGTGACCTCGCCCGCGCGCGGCCTGTTCCAGGACGATGTGCGCGAGCTCATCACCCGCGTCGCCCGCCTGCTCGACCACGCGCTCGACGAAATGGCCAGCCACCGCGCGCTGCAGCAGGTGCGCCAGCGCGAGCAGTGGCTGGCGCTGCACGACACGCTCACCCACCTGCCCAACCGCAACATGCTGGAGAGCGCCCTGCAGCAGGCCATCGCCCGCGCCGATGTCAACGGCACCCTGCTGGCCCTGGCGTATCTCGACCTCGACGGCTTCAAGTCCATCAACGACGTGTACGGCCATCTGGTCGGCGACCAGGTGCTGCGCGGCGTGGCGGAGCGCCTCAAGACCCAGCTTCCCGCCGGCGCCCTGGCCCTGCGCATGGGCGGCGACGAGTTCGTCATCATCCTCGAAGGCAGCAAGGAGCTGGCCGAGCTCGAACCCGTCTGCCGGAGTTTTCTCGAACACCTGCGCGGGCCCATGCAGGTCGGCAACCCGCCGCTCAGCCTGCAGGTCGATACCAGTTGCGGCATCACCATCTACCCCTACGACCGCGAAACCCCGGACACCCTGCTGCGCCACGCCGACATGGCGCTGTACGCCCACAAGAGCCGGCGCGGGCCGCAGCGCAGCGCCTACCGGCTGTACGACCCGGCCATGGCCAGCGCCTCGTTCAGCACGCCCGACCGCCGTGCCGAGCTGCGCCGCAAGATCGACACCGGCGACCTGGTGCTGCACTACCAGCCCGTGCTCGACCGCGCCAGCGGCCGCATCCACCATGTCGAAGCGCTCGCCCGCCTGCGCCAGGACAGCGACCTGCTGCAGCCCGACGCCTTCCTGCGCGAGCTCGGGCCCATGGAACTCACCCTGCTGGGCACACGCGTGTTGCAGCAAGCCCTGGCCGACCTTGCCGCCTGGGTGCGCCAGGGGCTGCACATCGGGATTTCCGTCAACGTCGCGCCGCAGGAACTGCTGGCCACGGATTTTTCAGCCCAGGTGCTGGCTGAAATCGCGCGCCACCCCGAGCTCGAGCCCGGCATGCTCAGCCTGGAAATTCTGGAAACCGAAGAGGTGCTGGGCGAGAACGTCGTGCTGGCGCAGCTCAGCGCCCTGCGCGCCGAGGGCGTGCGCATCGGCATGGACGACGTGGGCTCCGCCTACGCCTCGCTCTTGCGCCTGAAAACCTTGCCGGTGGACGTGCTCAAGATCGACCAGGCCTTCGTGCGCGACCTGCCCGTTCACCCGCGCGACCGGCTGTTTCTCGACGCCATCCTCGCCCTCGGCCATGCCCTGGGCATGCGCACGGTGATCGAAGGCGTGGAAACCCAGGCCCATCTCGACCTGCTGTGGCAAAGCTCGGCCGATGGCCTGCAGGGCTTCGCCATCTCGCCCCCCATGCGGCCCGAGGACATCCCCGCCTTCGTCACCAGCTTCCGCATGCCGCCGCGCATCGCCCGGGACGGCCCGGCGTTTAAACAACGGCTCTGCTGA